Proteins encoded within one genomic window of Catenulispora sp. EB89:
- a CDS encoding aldehyde dehydrogenase — protein MVDHLPVRPEHLGNFVGGVWGPAAAGGTRADVSPADTSDVLGRFADSTAADAVRAVDAAETALSAWRALGPVKRAEFVRRAERIIGEREDEFARAISREQGKLYKEALGEVRRGMAILDFTAGEGRRLNGYTTPAEEPRTVAMTFRQPIGVVGLITPWNFPLTIPIWKVAPALVAGCTAVLKPSPFTPYSSALLVQAFADAGVPAGVLNLVQGDREPGEALTNDPRVAGISFTGSLPVGRAIHTAGAGRLLKTQLELGGKNAVLVLADADLDKAAAAIVFGAFGQAGQRCSATSRVVVDVSVKEALLEKVVAKVSALKVGNPFDPEADVCPVVNEDRMNACLAAITKAQEVGAKVAVGGHRFTDGVPDGYYVEPTVLRDVPWDCEIAQEEIFGPVLSVIDCDGFDDAMRISNSVKYGMSGTIFTQNPAHIFEALERFEAGMLHVNRPGVGAYAHLPHMGAKQSQYGAPECSPEVWDFYTEWRSACISF, from the coding sequence ATGGTTGATCATCTCCCTGTCCGCCCCGAACACCTCGGCAACTTCGTCGGCGGGGTGTGGGGCCCGGCCGCGGCCGGCGGCACCCGGGCCGACGTCAGTCCCGCCGACACCTCCGACGTCCTCGGCCGCTTCGCCGACTCCACGGCCGCCGACGCGGTGCGCGCCGTGGACGCCGCCGAGACCGCGCTGTCGGCCTGGCGGGCGCTCGGGCCGGTCAAGCGGGCCGAGTTCGTGCGCCGGGCGGAGCGGATCATCGGCGAGCGCGAGGACGAGTTCGCCCGCGCCATCAGCCGCGAGCAGGGCAAGCTCTACAAGGAGGCGCTCGGCGAGGTCCGGCGCGGGATGGCGATCCTGGACTTCACCGCCGGGGAGGGCCGCCGGCTCAACGGCTACACCACGCCGGCCGAGGAGCCGCGGACCGTCGCGATGACGTTCCGCCAGCCGATCGGCGTGGTCGGGCTGATCACGCCGTGGAACTTCCCGCTGACCATCCCGATCTGGAAGGTGGCGCCGGCGCTGGTGGCCGGGTGCACGGCCGTCCTGAAGCCCTCGCCGTTCACCCCCTACTCCTCGGCGCTGCTGGTGCAGGCCTTCGCCGACGCCGGGGTCCCGGCCGGCGTGCTGAACCTGGTGCAGGGCGACCGGGAGCCGGGCGAGGCGCTGACGAACGACCCGCGGGTGGCCGGCATCTCCTTCACCGGCTCGCTGCCGGTGGGCCGCGCGATCCACACCGCCGGCGCCGGCCGGCTGCTGAAGACGCAGCTGGAGCTCGGCGGCAAGAACGCGGTGCTGGTGCTGGCCGACGCCGATCTGGACAAGGCCGCGGCGGCGATCGTGTTCGGCGCGTTCGGCCAGGCCGGGCAGCGGTGCTCGGCGACCTCCCGCGTGGTGGTCGACGTGAGCGTCAAGGAAGCGCTGCTGGAGAAGGTCGTCGCGAAGGTGAGCGCCCTGAAGGTCGGCAACCCCTTCGATCCGGAGGCCGACGTCTGCCCGGTCGTCAACGAGGACCGGATGAACGCCTGCCTGGCGGCCATCACCAAGGCCCAGGAAGTCGGGGCGAAGGTCGCGGTCGGCGGACACCGGTTCACCGACGGCGTCCCGGACGGCTACTACGTCGAGCCGACCGTGCTGCGCGACGTCCCGTGGGACTGCGAGATCGCGCAGGAGGAGATCTTCGGCCCGGTGCTCTCGGTCATCGACTGCGACGGCTTCGACGACGCCATGCGCATCTCCAACTCCGTGAAGTACGGCATGTCCGGCACCATCTTCACGCAGAACCCGGCGCACATCTTCGAGGCGCTGGAGCGCTTCGAGGCCGGCATGCTGCACGTCAACCGCCCCGGCGTCGGCGCCTACGCGCACCTGCCGCACATGGGC
- a CDS encoding 2-aminoethylphosphonate ABC transporter substrate-binding protein codes for MSQVLSRPRTRRVGVLIAVGGLALTGLTACASSAHDTPAAVSGTSPAAASSSCPALGAAAPTAPAKADGSGGQVTIYSADGLYDAKDDNNWYNQEFKKFTALTGIHVNYSEDGSGGVETKVDSEKSNPKADVIVTLPPFIQKAEASGLLQPYSPVCVDKVDPSLVDKNGQWEAVMGDYLSFIYNTKMLPAGPPKTWSDLLDPKFAKKLQYSTPGVAGDGTGVMIAAIHAFGDDRNATWDYFKKLQSNNVGPSKSTGALESKVNTGDLWVANGDVQMNYVDSTTQYPNNKIFFPAGNDGKPSTFSLPYMAGLVKGAPNADNGKKLIDFLLSEGAQLDASKVAYGFPTRTDIKPTDSNYAALTALMQGVTVFPVDWNEVAQNYNSDVKAWDGATGTPS; via the coding sequence ATGTCGCAAGTACTGTCCCGCCCGCGCACCCGCCGTGTCGGCGTCCTGATCGCCGTCGGCGGACTGGCGCTGACCGGACTGACGGCTTGTGCTTCCTCTGCCCATGACACCCCCGCCGCCGTCAGCGGTACCTCCCCCGCGGCCGCGTCCTCCTCCTGCCCGGCGCTCGGCGCCGCGGCGCCGACCGCGCCGGCGAAGGCCGACGGCTCCGGCGGACAGGTGACCATATACAGCGCTGACGGTCTCTACGACGCCAAGGACGACAACAACTGGTACAACCAGGAGTTCAAGAAGTTCACGGCCCTGACCGGCATCCACGTGAACTACTCCGAGGACGGCTCCGGCGGGGTCGAGACCAAGGTCGACTCCGAGAAGTCGAACCCGAAGGCCGACGTCATCGTCACCCTGCCGCCGTTCATCCAGAAGGCCGAGGCCTCCGGCCTGCTGCAGCCGTACAGCCCGGTCTGCGTGGACAAGGTCGACCCCTCGCTGGTGGACAAGAACGGCCAGTGGGAAGCGGTGATGGGCGACTACCTGTCCTTCATCTACAACACCAAGATGCTGCCGGCCGGTCCGCCGAAGACCTGGAGCGACCTGCTGGACCCGAAGTTCGCCAAGAAGCTGCAGTACTCCACCCCCGGCGTGGCCGGCGACGGCACCGGCGTGATGATCGCGGCGATCCACGCCTTCGGCGACGACCGGAACGCCACCTGGGACTACTTCAAGAAGCTGCAGTCCAACAACGTCGGGCCGTCCAAGTCCACCGGCGCGCTGGAGAGCAAGGTCAACACCGGCGACCTGTGGGTGGCCAACGGCGACGTGCAGATGAACTACGTCGACAGCACGACCCAGTACCCGAACAACAAGATCTTCTTCCCGGCCGGCAACGACGGCAAGCCCAGCACCTTCTCCCTGCCGTACATGGCCGGCCTGGTCAAGGGCGCGCCGAACGCCGACAACGGCAAGAAGCTGATCGACTTCCTGCTCTCCGAGGGCGCGCAGCTGGACGCCTCCAAGGTCGCCTACGGCTTCCCGACCCGCACCGACATCAAGCCCACCGACAGCAACTACGCGGCGCTGACCGCGCTGATGCAGGGCGTCACCGTGTTCCCGGTGGACTGGAACGAGGTCGCGCAGAACTACAACAGCGACGTCAAGGCGTGGGACGGCGCCACCGGCACGCCGAGCTGA
- a CDS encoding ABC transporter permease gives MLLYTRRSQRIAWAVFGFFFLLLFGLPFGVLVLAAFTRQWNGAFPSSYTFSNITAAFHTDPLDGLETSLITALLSSVIALVVGTWAALALDAVRNRAGKTLIQTVFMLPIAVPSVVVGLALLVAFSQGPVLLNGTNTIVVMAHAILVTAYAFQQVSAAVTRLDPAFEQAAASLGARPYYTLLRVKLPLLLPALTGSLALCFALSMGELGATAMVYSADWTTLPLRIYALDDRGHQFVAAAVTAVMMTITLAVLLVFSRIRTRANYR, from the coding sequence GTGCTGCTGTACACGCGTAGATCGCAGAGGATCGCGTGGGCGGTCTTCGGCTTCTTCTTCCTGCTGCTGTTCGGCCTGCCGTTCGGCGTCCTGGTCCTGGCGGCGTTCACCCGGCAGTGGAACGGCGCGTTCCCGTCCTCCTACACGTTCTCCAACATCACCGCGGCCTTCCACACCGACCCTCTGGACGGCCTGGAGACCTCGCTGATCACCGCGTTGCTGTCGAGCGTGATCGCACTGGTCGTCGGCACCTGGGCCGCACTCGCCCTGGACGCGGTCCGCAACCGCGCCGGCAAGACCCTGATCCAGACGGTCTTCATGCTGCCGATCGCCGTCCCCTCGGTGGTCGTCGGCCTGGCCCTGCTGGTCGCGTTCTCACAGGGCCCGGTGCTCCTGAACGGCACCAACACGATCGTGGTCATGGCGCACGCGATCCTGGTCACCGCCTACGCCTTCCAGCAGGTCTCGGCAGCGGTCACCCGCCTGGACCCGGCGTTCGAACAGGCCGCGGCCTCGCTCGGGGCGCGGCCGTACTACACGCTGCTGCGGGTGAAGCTGCCGCTGCTGCTCCCGGCGCTGACCGGCTCGCTGGCGCTGTGCTTCGCCCTGTCGATGGGCGAACTCGGCGCGACGGCGATGGTCTACTCGGCGGACTGGACGACGCTCCCGCTCCGCATCTACGCCCTGGACGACCGCGGGCACCAGTTCGTCGCGGCGGCGGTGACCGCGGTGATGATGACGATCACCCTGGCGGTGCTGCTGGTGTTCTCGCGGATTCGGACACGCGCGAACTATCGGTGA
- a CDS encoding acyl-CoA dehydrogenase family protein: MTHAPAALFNPRTLDFSQFDEETQRLLTAVVDWFEGRGKRRLLAEDLDRVWYADFLEFAAKEKLFATFQTPAADAFGPAAPAQRWDTARNAALSEILGFYGLPYWYTWQVTVLGLGPVWMSENAAARERAARLLDEGHVFAFGLSEKEHGADVYSTDMILTPDGEGGYTATGGKYYIGNGNVAGLVSVFGRRSDVEGPDGYVFFAVDSRHEKFELVQNVVDSQMFVSEFKLHAYPVTDADILHAGADAFSAALNTVNVGKFNLCTASVGIAEHSFYEAITHAHNRILYGHPVTDFGHVRASFVDAYARLIAMKLFSARAVDYFRTANPDDRRYLLFNPITKMKVTSEGERVVDLLWDVIAARGFEKDTYFNGATHYIRALPKLEGTVHVNLALVLKFMPNYLFSPQEYPEVPTRTDAADDTFLFHQGPARGLGKVRFHDWRAAYRQAAGVPNVARFTEQAEALTQFLATCPPDEAQQQDLDFLLNLGHLFTLVVYGQLVLEQARLTGLEDEVVDQIFDFLVRDFSEYAVALHGKPSSTPEQQAWALSAVRKPVVDAERFGRIWERVADLSGAYEMRP, from the coding sequence ATGACTCACGCCCCGGCCGCGCTCTTCAACCCGCGCACCCTCGACTTCTCGCAGTTCGACGAGGAGACGCAGCGCCTGCTCACCGCCGTCGTCGACTGGTTCGAGGGGCGCGGCAAGCGGCGCCTGCTGGCCGAGGACCTGGACCGGGTCTGGTACGCCGACTTCCTGGAGTTCGCCGCGAAGGAGAAGCTCTTCGCGACCTTCCAGACCCCCGCCGCCGACGCTTTCGGCCCCGCCGCGCCGGCGCAGCGCTGGGACACCGCGCGCAACGCCGCGCTGAGCGAGATCCTCGGCTTCTACGGCCTGCCGTACTGGTACACCTGGCAGGTCACCGTTCTGGGCCTGGGGCCGGTCTGGATGTCGGAGAACGCCGCCGCGCGCGAGCGGGCCGCGCGGCTGCTCGACGAGGGCCACGTCTTCGCCTTCGGCCTGTCGGAGAAGGAGCACGGCGCCGACGTCTACTCCACCGACATGATCCTCACCCCCGACGGCGAGGGCGGTTACACCGCCACCGGCGGCAAGTACTACATCGGCAACGGCAACGTCGCCGGCCTGGTGTCCGTCTTCGGCCGCCGGTCCGACGTCGAGGGCCCGGACGGCTACGTCTTCTTCGCCGTGGACAGCCGGCACGAGAAGTTCGAGCTGGTCCAGAACGTCGTCGACTCCCAGATGTTCGTCAGCGAGTTCAAGCTCCACGCCTACCCGGTCACCGACGCCGACATCCTGCACGCCGGCGCCGACGCCTTCAGCGCCGCCCTGAACACCGTCAACGTCGGCAAGTTCAACCTGTGCACGGCCTCCGTGGGCATCGCGGAGCACTCCTTCTACGAGGCCATCACGCACGCCCACAACCGCATCCTCTACGGCCACCCGGTCACCGACTTCGGCCACGTCCGCGCCTCCTTCGTCGACGCCTACGCGCGCCTGATCGCGATGAAGCTCTTCAGCGCCCGCGCCGTCGACTACTTCCGCACCGCGAACCCCGACGACCGCCGCTACCTGCTGTTCAACCCGATCACCAAGATGAAGGTGACCTCCGAGGGCGAGCGCGTCGTCGACCTGCTCTGGGACGTGATCGCGGCCCGCGGCTTCGAGAAGGACACCTACTTCAACGGCGCCACGCACTACATCAGGGCCCTGCCGAAGCTCGAGGGCACGGTCCACGTGAACCTCGCCCTGGTGCTGAAGTTCATGCCGAACTACCTGTTCTCGCCGCAGGAGTACCCCGAGGTCCCGACCCGCACCGACGCCGCCGACGACACCTTCCTGTTCCACCAGGGCCCGGCGCGCGGCCTGGGCAAGGTGCGCTTCCACGACTGGCGCGCGGCCTACCGCCAGGCCGCCGGCGTGCCGAACGTCGCGCGATTCACCGAGCAGGCCGAGGCGCTGACGCAGTTCCTCGCCACCTGCCCGCCGGACGAGGCGCAGCAGCAGGATCTGGACTTCCTGCTGAACCTCGGCCACCTGTTCACGCTCGTGGTCTACGGCCAGCTGGTGCTGGAGCAGGCCCGCCTGACCGGGCTGGAGGACGAGGTCGTGGACCAGATCTTCGACTTCCTGGTCCGCGACTTCTCCGAGTACGCCGTCGCCCTGCACGGCAAGCCGTCCTCGACCCCCGAACAGCAGGCCTGGGCGCTGTCCGCGGTCCGCAAGCCGGTGGTGGACGCCGAGCGGTTCGGCCGGATCTGGGAGCGGGTCGCGGATTTGTCGGGTGCTTACGAAATGCGTCCCTAG
- a CDS encoding NAD-binding protein, giving the protein MGDLFIVVGGNALAYRLTVELTRQYGVRTAAIIPAQETPYTIQIGKALGPENTIADAYVSEEALREAGIDQAQAIAFVDGDDRTNIHAAMRAAALRPGIRIVIRMYNQRLGVHIAQLVDNCTVLSASATAAPAFVNAALQRPHSVSAGGRTLRIAIGQDINMRQTPFLIADAIDRDRQSEIEVLPVVAARSRTQEWMLLMQRSPRHAALQFLDVSDAVAPGHIYRAPLAARLLWRASDTMKFFTSAKLRTILMASVATLAASFVGIWLLARPLGWALYETLLDVAGSAVPDVYGQPSSVGGNLQRLFQVAITLSGVVLMPVVTAVFVEGTAARRGVRTRQPSAGLREHVVVVGLGNAGTRVMSLFRELGVPVVGIERDGDARGIAVARNLDVPAVVGDRPLDDALRRAQIARARAVVAVTGDDVTNLEAVMEARAINPEVRVVVRLFDDDFAAHVYKEFGNTASRSVSYLAAPAFAAAMMGREVLGTLSVYRKVLLIAEVAVEEGSELAGQEQRDLDKPGLTRVLAVRRTGSTAFDWSGADRGRVLQTGDRLIVAATRAGFGGLAGRIGEGNTEGDPVSGD; this is encoded by the coding sequence ATGGGGGACTTGTTCATCGTCGTAGGTGGCAACGCCCTGGCATACCGGCTCACCGTCGAGCTGACCAGGCAGTACGGCGTCCGAACGGCCGCGATCATTCCGGCCCAGGAGACGCCGTACACCATCCAGATCGGCAAGGCGCTCGGCCCGGAGAACACGATCGCCGACGCCTACGTCTCCGAGGAAGCCCTGCGCGAAGCAGGGATCGACCAGGCGCAGGCGATCGCGTTCGTCGACGGCGACGACCGGACCAACATCCACGCCGCGATGCGCGCCGCGGCGCTGCGTCCGGGTATCAGGATCGTGATCCGCATGTACAACCAGCGGCTCGGCGTGCACATCGCGCAGCTGGTGGACAACTGCACGGTGCTCTCGGCCTCGGCGACCGCCGCGCCGGCCTTCGTCAACGCCGCGCTGCAACGGCCGCACTCGGTCAGCGCCGGCGGCCGCACGCTGCGGATCGCCATCGGCCAGGACATCAACATGCGGCAGACGCCGTTCCTGATCGCCGACGCCATCGACCGGGACCGGCAGTCGGAGATCGAGGTGCTGCCGGTGGTCGCGGCGCGGAGCCGGACCCAGGAGTGGATGCTGCTCATGCAGCGCTCCCCTCGGCACGCCGCACTACAGTTCCTCGACGTGTCCGACGCCGTCGCGCCAGGGCACATTTACCGCGCCCCGCTCGCGGCCCGGCTGCTGTGGCGCGCGTCGGACACGATGAAGTTCTTCACCAGCGCCAAGCTGCGCACGATCCTGATGGCGTCGGTGGCCACGCTGGCGGCGTCGTTCGTCGGGATCTGGCTGTTGGCCCGGCCTCTCGGATGGGCGTTGTACGAGACGCTGCTCGACGTCGCCGGCTCCGCGGTTCCCGACGTCTACGGCCAGCCGAGCTCGGTCGGCGGGAACCTGCAGCGGCTGTTCCAGGTGGCGATCACGCTGTCCGGCGTCGTGCTGATGCCGGTGGTGACGGCGGTGTTCGTCGAGGGCACGGCCGCGCGCCGCGGCGTGCGCACCCGGCAGCCGAGCGCGGGCCTGCGCGAGCACGTGGTGGTGGTCGGCCTCGGCAACGCGGGCACCCGGGTCATGAGCCTGTTCCGCGAGCTCGGCGTGCCGGTGGTCGGCATCGAGCGCGACGGCGACGCCCGCGGGATCGCCGTGGCACGCAACCTGGACGTCCCGGCGGTGGTCGGCGACCGGCCGCTCGACGACGCCCTGCGCCGGGCGCAGATCGCCCGGGCCCGCGCGGTCGTGGCGGTGACCGGCGACGACGTCACCAACCTGGAGGCGGTGATGGAGGCCCGGGCCATCAACCCCGAGGTCCGGGTGGTGGTGCGGCTCTTCGACGACGACTTCGCCGCGCACGTCTACAAGGAGTTCGGCAACACCGCCTCCCGCTCGGTGTCCTACCTCGCGGCCCCGGCCTTCGCCGCCGCGATGATGGGGCGCGAGGTGCTGGGCACGCTGTCGGTGTACCGCAAGGTCCTGCTGATCGCCGAGGTCGCGGTGGAGGAGGGCTCGGAGCTGGCCGGACAGGAGCAGCGCGACCTCGACAAGCCCGGCCTGACCCGGGTCCTGGCGGTGCGGCGCACCGGCAGCACGGCGTTCGACTGGTCGGGGGCCGACCGCGGCCGGGTCCTGCAGACCGGCGACCGGCTGATCGTGGCCGCGACGCGCGCCGGCTTCGGAGGGCTGGCCGGGCGCATCGGCGAGGGAAATACTGAAGGCGACCCGGTATCGGGAGACTGA
- a CDS encoding 2-aminoethylphosphonate ABC transporter permease subunit: MTAVTELPPAAPAAPGGRPGAKANKPRRSTAWLWSTPPVLLLAAAFLYPLYLVVKQAIEGSPPDPTNPFKVTTSFSDTLKDPGTRTVIKNTIEMAVYSTAGCLVLGFLLALIIAFVPFPGAKAVSRFIDVFLSFPSFLITVSIMFLYGRVGMVNHIASALTGGRHDTPVNFIEYSPWGIWLAELIYFTPFVMRPLLTAFSQIDSGQLEVAASLGARAGRVVWQVILPEALPAVFAGGSLVLMLTMNEYGIVSFTGAKYQTLPVLIENFAKEQTNYAGACALAVINIVLSLALFAGYRVLLARMSGGRRAAVHA; encoded by the coding sequence ATGACCGCCGTCACCGAACTCCCGCCCGCCGCACCGGCGGCGCCCGGCGGCCGGCCCGGCGCGAAGGCCAACAAGCCGCGCCGCTCCACCGCGTGGCTCTGGTCCACTCCCCCGGTTCTGCTGCTGGCCGCAGCCTTCCTCTATCCGCTCTACCTCGTCGTCAAGCAGGCGATCGAGGGCAGCCCGCCGGATCCGACCAATCCCTTCAAGGTCACCACGTCCTTCTCGGACACCCTGAAGGACCCGGGGACCCGCACCGTCATCAAGAACACGATCGAGATGGCCGTCTACTCCACCGCTGGGTGCCTCGTGCTGGGCTTCCTGCTGGCGCTGATCATCGCGTTCGTGCCGTTCCCCGGTGCGAAGGCGGTGTCCCGCTTCATCGACGTGTTCCTGTCGTTCCCGTCGTTCCTGATCACCGTGTCGATCATGTTCCTGTACGGCCGGGTGGGCATGGTGAACCACATCGCCTCGGCGCTCACCGGCGGGCGGCATGACACGCCGGTCAACTTCATCGAGTACTCGCCGTGGGGGATCTGGCTGGCCGAGCTGATCTACTTCACGCCGTTCGTGATGCGCCCGCTGCTGACCGCGTTCTCGCAGATCGACTCCGGCCAGCTGGAGGTCGCCGCCTCGCTCGGGGCCCGCGCCGGGCGCGTGGTCTGGCAGGTGATCCTGCCCGAGGCGCTGCCCGCGGTGTTCGCCGGCGGCTCGCTGGTGCTGATGCTGACGATGAACGAGTACGGCATCGTCTCCTTCACCGGCGCCAAGTACCAGACACTGCCGGTCCTGATCGAGAACTTCGCCAAGGAACAGACCAACTACGCCGGGGCCTGCGCCCTGGCCGTCATCAACATCGTGCTGTCGCTGGCGCTGTTCGCCGGCTACCGCGTGCTGCTCGCCCGGATGTCTGGAGGCCGTCGTGCTGCTGTACACGCGTAG